In the genome of Telluria mixta, the window CCAGCTTGCAGCGCTGTCACGGCCAGGTTCGCTGTCTGGCTCGTTGCAGTGGCCCATCCGATGACACGATGCGTGCACAGGTCGACGAAGGCGGCAAGATGCAAAGGTCCCTTCCTTGTTGCGATCTGCGTCATATCGCCGACCCAGACCCGATTGGGCAGCGTTACGGCAAATTGGCGTTTGACCAGGTCTTCCGCCGGCGGCTCGGTCTTTTGATACGTCCGCATCTTTTTGAACCGCGCCATGCGGCGGGTTTCGATGCCAGCGATCCGACGTATCCTGGCCACGCGGTTACGACTGCAATTTACACCTTCAGCAAGTAGCAAACGCCATGTTTTGATGACGCCTGGCGCGTGCCATTGCTCTGCGTGCAGTTCTTCGATGCGACTACGTAGCGCCACGTCTTCGCGGCTGCGTATGCTCGGCTCGCGCTCACGTGCGGCATAACAACCGCTTCGGCTCACCTCCAGCAACCGGCACATCATCGCAATCGGAAACTCTTTGCGATGCTCATGAACAAAGGCGTACCTTACGGCTTGCGTTTCGCAAAGTACGCGTCGGCCTTTTTTAGGATGGTGTTCTCCATCTTCAACCGCTCATTTTCCCGCCGCAGCCGGGTCAACTCATCCTCGTCCTGTGCCAACGGCCGCCCTGGGCCGTTGAACGCCTTCTCGGCGCCAGCTTTCTCAAGCGTCTCGGCCCATTTGTAGAGCACGTTGCGCCGCACGCCAAGCTCCAGTGCCAAGGCTGTCGCGTTATCAGTTGCCTTCAGGCGTGTGACCGCCTCTTGCTTGAAAGCCTTCGTGAACTCTCTGCGCTCGGTAGGAGCAGGTTTAGTCTTATCCATGGGAACGCATTGTCCTCTATTTGGGATGTCCACTAAACCCGGTACACCTCAGAGCACTTTTTCGATCAATGGCCAGCAAGCCAGGAACGCGTACGTTTTGCGGGTTGCGCCCCTGAGCAGATCAGCTTCGGCCGGCAAAACTTGCTTCAAAGATCATTCACGAAAATGAGCTCTGACCCGAAGTTGCAGAAAAATGGGACCTGACCCCGAATTTATTTGTGCACTCAAGTACTTGCCAACGGTCGATATTCTCCATATACTTGACGGATCAAGTAACCAATAAGTACCTGGAGCGATCATGTCCGACAGTCTTACCACCGAATTCTGCCTGCGCCTCGCGCGTGCCTGGGCGACGCTCGCGCGCCGTCTCGACAGCGCCCTGGGCGGACATCACGGCATCAGCTTTGCCGATTACCAATTGTTGCTGCATCTGCAGCGGGCACCGGGCGGGCGCCTGCGCCGCGTCGACCTGGCCGACCGGCTCGGCCTGACCGCGTCCGGTGTCACCCGCTCCCTGCTGCCGCTGGAAAAGATTGGCCTCGTTACGCGCCAGAGCGACCCGCGCGATGCCCGCGTCGGCTATGCCCTGATCACGCCGACGGGCGACGAACTCGTGACGAACGCAACGACCGTCGTCGACAACATCAGCCGCGCCATGCTGGGCGCGCCGTCCAGCGACCAGTTGCGGGCGACGTCGGACCTGCTGGCGCAGCTCGCCGGCATCCAGCGCTAATCCACCTTCGTACCACCAACACGATGGCGTGCCGGCCAGGCCCCCGCACGCCCGTACAACGACAAGGAGACCGGTCATGCAAGACGCACCGAACCCGCGCACCGCCCTGCTGCGCGACCGTAACTTCACCTGGCTGATGAGCGGCGGCGCCATCTCCGCCCTCGGCGACCAGTTCAGCCAGATCGCCCTGCCCTGGCTCGTGCTGAAGCTGACGGGCGACGCCGTCGCGCTGGGCATGGCCGTCGCGCTGATGGGCATTCCGCGCGCGATCCTGATCCTGTTCGGCGGGGCACTCGTTGACCGCCACTCGCCCAAGCGCATCCTGATGCTCACCAAGCACGTCAACACGGTGCTGCTGGCCGTGCTCGCGCTCCTCGTCTATACCGGAAAGGCGCACCTGCCCGTCGTGCTCGCGCTGGCGCTGGGCCTGTCGCTCGCGTCGGCGTTCAGCATCCCGGCGGGCACGTCGATGCTGCCGCATGCCGTTGCCCCGCAGCACCTGCAGGCCGCAAACGGCATGATGATGGGAATACGCCAGATCATGATGCTGGCCGGGCCGCTGCTGGCAGGCCTGCTGTTCGCGCTGGCCGGTGACGGCAGCGACGGTCCGGAGCACATGCGCGGCCTCGCGCTCGCATTCGGCCTGGACTGCGTCAGCTTCGCCGTGTCCGCCTGGACGCTCGCGAAAGTCCAGCCGCGCCCGTTCGCACCGGCGGCCAGGCAGCCGGTATTGAAATCCGTCGCGGACGGTCTCGCGGCCGTCTGGCGCGACACCATGATGCGCACCTGCTTCATCTACTGGGGCTTGTGCGCCTGCGTGATCGGCGGCGTCATGCAAGTCGCGCTGCCGCTGCTGGCCAGCAGCCGCCTGCACGGTGCGTCCGCGCTGGGCCTGCTGATGGGCGCGCATGGCGCCGGTGCGTTGCTGGGCATGGCCGCGAGCGGCATCGCCGGCAAACGGCGCGCTGGCAACCTCGGCATGACCTTGCTGCTGATCGACGGCATTGCCGGCGTGCTCCTCGTACCGCTGGGCATGATCACCGCCAGCTGGCAAGGCATGCTGATCAACGTCGCCATCGGCGTACTGGGCGGGTTCGTGCAGGTCGCGGTGTTCACGTGGATCCAGCAACGGGTGCCGCGCGAGCTGCTGGGCCGGACCATGAGCCTGTTCATGTTCATCTTCATGGGCCTGGCGCCGCTGGCGGCCGTCGCGGCCGGATGGATCGCGAGCCGCGTCACCTTGGCGACACTGTTCGGCGGTGCCGGCCTGTTCCTCGCGGGCGCCGCGCTGCTGGCCTGGATGTTCACGCCGATGCGCGCGCTGCGCGATGCGCCGGCCGGCACGATGGTTTAGCATAATGAGCTGTAACATAGGGGGTTATCTCACCGCCAAGGACAACGCATGCCCCGCTTCGCCGCCAACCTGAGCCTGATGTTCAACGAGCTCGGCTTCCTGGAACGCTTTGCCGCCGCCCGCGCGGCCGGCTTCGATGGCGTCGAGTTCCTGTTCCCGTACGCTTTCGACGCGGATCAGATCGCCGGCCGCCTGCAGCGCTATCAGCTGGAACTCGCGCTGCATAATTTTCCGGCCGGCGACTGGGCGGCCGGCGAACGGGGCATGGCCTGCGATCCCCGCCGCGTGGGCGAATTCCAGGACACCGTCGAGCTCGCGCTGGAATACGCGCTCGACCTGGGCGTAAAGCGCCTGCACTGCCTGGCCGGCAAGCTGCCGCCGAACGTGGCGCCCGAGCGCGCGCACGCGACGTTCGTCGACAACCTGCGCTTTGCCGCCGCCGCGCTGGCGTCGCACGGCATCGACCTGCTCATCGAGCCGATCAACGACCGCGACATTCCCGGCTATTTCCTCACGAAGAGCGCACAGGCCGCCGCCATCATCGCGGAAGCTGCGGTGCCGAATCTGTTCCTGCAATACGACATCTATCACATGCAGCGCATGGAGGGCGATCTCGCCAACACCTTGCGCGAGCGCCTGCCGCTCATCCGCCACATCCAGCTGGCCGACGTGCCGGGCCGCCATGAGCCGGGCACTGGCGAGATCAATTTCCCCTTCCTGTTCCGCACCCTGGACGAGCTGGGCTACGACGGCTGGGTCGGCTGCGAATACATCCCGCTGGGCGACACCGTGGCCGGCCTCGGCTGGCGTCCCGCGTCGGATTGATCGTCGGCAATATCGACGCGCCGCAGGTTTGAAAGAATGGGGCTTTTCAGGCCGGCATTTTGCCGTCCAGAAGGGACCCATGGACCTGCGACGCTGCCTTCCCCTTTTCGTCCTTGCCGCCAGCCTGCTGCTTGGTGGCTGTGCCAGTACCGGCCCGGTGAGCCTGGCCGAGGTGCGCCAATTCGCGGACGCCTCGGCCAGGCTGGGCGGCTATGGCGAACTGTCGCGCCGCTACCGCGACACCTACGAGCGCGAACAACCCTACCTGTCGCCCGCTGCCGACCGCATCGCCAAGGAAAACGATGCGCGCCGGCGTGCCGTGTACGACGACTTCGTCAGCATCCAGAAGACCGTCGTGCTGTACATGCAGACGCTCAGCGTGCTGGCGGGCGATGCCCGCTACGACCTGTCCGACCGCATCGATGACCTCGGCAATGGCCTCAAGGCCAACGCGGAATCCGGCCTGCAGCAGCGCCAGATTGCCGCGTACACGGGCCTGACGCGGCTGCTGACGCGGGTGATCGCGTCCGGCTACCAGGCCCGCAGCGTCGAGACGATGGTGCGCGACGGCGACGCCGACGTGCAGGTCTTGCTCGAATCGATGATCGCGCTGACCCGCCTGTACGCCAAGACCAACGACAACGAAAAGAAGACGGTGCTCGGCATCTTCGACGTCGAAATCCCCTTTTCCACCAAGACATCGGACCGCATGCTCGTGACCCTGGCCAAGGTCCATTATCTCAACAAGTCGACGGAATACAAACTGGTCGACAAACGCTACGACCTTGCCCTCCAGGGTTTGACCAAAGTCGCCCAGGGCCACCAGAAACTGCGCGAAAACCTGAATAACATGCACGGCGACGAAGTGCGCAAGCTGCTGGCCACCTATGCCCGCGACCTGACGAAACTGCGCGACGCCCTGTCCGACTGAGCGCACGAGGAGAGACCATGGCAAACGACGATAAACTGAAACAGGACGGCGCGAAACAGGACGGCGCGAAGGCGCCGCCGCCGCCCAGCCCGGCCGAGGCGATGTCGACCGCGCACGAGGTCGAGGAACTGGCGGACAAGCTGTCGGAGTGCGCGGACAGCATCCACCAGCGCGTGATGCGCGACATCCGCCGCCACCAGGGCCAGGACGTGCCGGAACCGGAGCAGATGGCCGCCCGCGCCCTGTTGAACGCCGAGATGGAATTGCGCCAGCGCGCCAACCGGCTGTATGCGGAGGCGGCGGCATGCATCGTGTCGTCGCTGGGCCAGCCGCAGGCGCACCTGATCCAGCTGACGGTGGACGCCGCCGACAAGATCAAGCGCATCACCCGCATCGGCGACGGCATCACGCTCGTCGCGCGCCTGCTGGGGCTGGCCGCGGCCGCCAGCACGGGCCAGGTCGTGCCCATCCTCGCCGCCGTCGACGGGCTCAAGACCCAGCTCGACATCGTCGCCATCGACAACGCGCCGCCCCTGCCCGCCTCCTCGGCCTGAATGCCGCCGCCATGCGGTCCCCTGTGCCGCCCGCCGTGCAACCGTATCCATGCCCCTCGTTCCGCGCTACACTGAAATCGCCGCCGCGCGGCTTCCAATGACACGAACGAGGGGACATCCATGAAAGCCACTCCGCACGCCGAATCCGGCGCCTGTCGTCACGCCTTTCCTGTCGTGTGACCATGGAAGCCCTCACATCCGAGCAGCTGGCGCTGCTCAAGACGATGCTCGAGCAGCGCCTCGATGCCCTGTCCCGCGTCGAGGAACCGCACCCGGACGCGGGAGAATTGCCTGTGGACGAGGTGGAGGCGTCGCCGCTGGACCGTGCGACTGTCCGCCTGCTGAACGATCTGTCGCGCGAAGCGGCCGGCCATCATTCGGCCGAGATGCGCCAGCTGCGCCAGGCGCTCGCCAGGATCGAAGACGGCAGCTATGGCTATTGCGAGGAATGCGGCCAGCCGATCGGCGCATCGCGGCTGCTGGCCCGGCCCGAAGCGCGCCTGTGCATCGATTGCCAGACGCGGGCCGAGCGTCGCTAGTTAATACATGTGCTGGCCGCCGTTGATGGCTATGTTGGCGCCCGTCATGAAACCGGCGTCTTCCGACACGAGATAGGCGACGAGGCCGGCGATCTCGTCCGGCTCGCCCAGCCGGCCCATCGGGATCTGCGGCAGGATCTTGCCGTTCATGACGTCAGCCGGCACGGCCTCGACCATCTTCGTGCGCAGGTAGCCGGGCGACACCGTGTTCACGGTCACGCCGTGCCGCGCCATTTCCAGCGCCAGCGCCTTCGTGAAGCCGTGCATGCCGGCCTTGGCGGCCGAGTAATTGGCCTGGCCGAAGGCACCCTGCTGGCCGTTGACGGACGAGATATTGATAATGCGGCCAAATTGCTGCGCCATCATCGGTTCGATCGCCTGCTTGCTCATGTTGAACACGCTGTCGAGATCGGCACGCAGGACGTCCTGCCAATCCTCCAGTGTCATCTTGCGCAGGCTGCGGTCGCGCGTGATGCCGGCATTGTTGACCAGCACGTCGAGCCGGCCCATTTCGGCCAGCAGTTTCTGCATCACCCATTCGCAGTCGCCGTAGTCGGTGACATCGACGCGATACGTCGTGAAGCGGTACCCTTCGTCCCGCTGGGCGGCCAGCCACGCGTCAGGCGTGGCATTGCCGGGCGAATAGGTTGCCGCCACGCGGAACCCCTCCGCCTGCAGGCGCCGGCAGATCGCCGTGCCCAGTCCCCCCATTCCTCCAGTCACCAAGGCTACTTTGTTATCGTGCATGGTTTCGTCGTCCTGTGATCAACCTGCCGCGCCGGGTGCGCAGCACGAACCACCGAGTCTAGGGTGATGGACAAAGACGTTCTTGACGAAACGCAAAGAGGAATATGGCCAAGGCGGCCGCCGGTAGCCGGATAAACGGTGTACCGGCGGATCGGACCAGGCAGGGTCAGTGGATGCTCAGTGGGTACTCAGTGAATGATATCGGGCGGCGACGCCGGATCGAAATCGGCCCAGTCGCCGTCGACGATATTGCCCCTGGCGCGCTCGATGTGGTGGGCGCCCAGGTCGCGCAGCAGGTCGACGGCGCGCGACTCCAGGCCGGGATCGTCGAAAGCGACGGCCACGAGCATGCCGGCCGGACGGTTTT includes:
- a CDS encoding transposase, whose translation is MDKTKPAPTERREFTKAFKQEAVTRLKATDNATALALELGVRRNVLYKWAETLEKAGAEKAFNGPGRPLAQDEDELTRLRRENERLKMENTILKKADAYFAKRKP
- a CDS encoding MarR family winged helix-turn-helix transcriptional regulator, encoding MSDSLTTEFCLRLARAWATLARRLDSALGGHHGISFADYQLLLHLQRAPGGRLRRVDLADRLGLTASGVTRSLLPLEKIGLVTRQSDPRDARVGYALITPTGDELVTNATTVVDNISRAMLGAPSSDQLRATSDLLAQLAGIQR
- a CDS encoding MFS transporter, with the translated sequence MQDAPNPRTALLRDRNFTWLMSGGAISALGDQFSQIALPWLVLKLTGDAVALGMAVALMGIPRAILILFGGALVDRHSPKRILMLTKHVNTVLLAVLALLVYTGKAHLPVVLALALGLSLASAFSIPAGTSMLPHAVAPQHLQAANGMMMGIRQIMMLAGPLLAGLLFALAGDGSDGPEHMRGLALAFGLDCVSFAVSAWTLAKVQPRPFAPAARQPVLKSVADGLAAVWRDTMMRTCFIYWGLCACVIGGVMQVALPLLASSRLHGASALGLLMGAHGAGALLGMAASGIAGKRRAGNLGMTLLLIDGIAGVLLVPLGMITASWQGMLINVAIGVLGGFVQVAVFTWIQQRVPRELLGRTMSLFMFIFMGLAPLAAVAAGWIASRVTLATLFGGAGLFLAGAALLAWMFTPMRALRDAPAGTMV
- the otnI gene encoding 2-oxo-tetronate isomerase, whose protein sequence is MPRFAANLSLMFNELGFLERFAAARAAGFDGVEFLFPYAFDADQIAGRLQRYQLELALHNFPAGDWAAGERGMACDPRRVGEFQDTVELALEYALDLGVKRLHCLAGKLPPNVAPERAHATFVDNLRFAAAALASHGIDLLIEPINDRDIPGYFLTKSAQAAAIIAEAAVPNLFLQYDIYHMQRMEGDLANTLRERLPLIRHIQLADVPGRHEPGTGEINFPFLFRTLDELGYDGWVGCEYIPLGDTVAGLGWRPASD
- a CDS encoding TraR/DksA family transcriptional regulator encodes the protein MEALTSEQLALLKTMLEQRLDALSRVEEPHPDAGELPVDEVEASPLDRATVRLLNDLSREAAGHHSAEMRQLRQALARIEDGSYGYCEECGQPIGASRLLARPEARLCIDCQTRAERR
- the phbB gene encoding acetoacetyl-CoA reductase; its protein translation is MGGLGTAICRRLQAEGFRVAATYSPGNATPDAWLAAQRDEGYRFTTYRVDVTDYGDCEWVMQKLLAEMGRLDVLVNNAGITRDRSLRKMTLEDWQDVLRADLDSVFNMSKQAIEPMMAQQFGRIINISSVNGQQGAFGQANYSAAKAGMHGFTKALALEMARHGVTVNTVSPGYLRTKMVEAVPADVMNGKILPQIPMGRLGEPDEIAGLVAYLVSEDAGFMTGANIAINGGQHMY